Proteins from a genomic interval of Neodiprion lecontei isolate iyNeoLeco1 chromosome 2, iyNeoLeco1.1, whole genome shotgun sequence:
- the LOC107219497 gene encoding complex III assembly factor LYRM7 isoform X1, producing the protein MSGNLRRQVLGTFKKLHRTRMNTFQDDKYALEATRNKINEEYRKCKDVTDENKIAELNEFALAVEREVRTTIVQAREVEPGKFALRVNTDTEKLDNATLDAAGCFTSTQRKPNSDFKKCSDTTNTS; encoded by the exons atgagtGGAAATCTTCGGAGGCag GTGCTCGGgacgtttaaaaaattgcatcGAACGCGCATGAATACATTTCAAGACGACAAATATGCTTTGGAAg caacaagaaacaaaataaatgaagagTACAGAAAATGCAAGGATGTtacagatgaaaataaaattgcagaA TTAAATGAGTTCGCTTTGGCAGTTGAACGAGAGGTGCGAACTACAATTGTCCAGGCTAGAGAAGTAGAGCCAGGAAAGTTTG cACTTCGCGTTAATACGGACACAGAGAAATTAGACAATGCGACACTTGATGCAGCTGGATGTTTCACCAGCACTCAACGAAAACCTAATTCGGACTTCAAAAAATGTTCCGACACTACAAATACATCCTGA
- the LOC107219497 gene encoding complex III assembly factor LYRM7 isoform X2 — protein MNTFQDDKYALEATRNKINEEYRKCKDVTDENKIAELNEFALAVEREVRTTIVQAREVEPGKFALRVNTDTEKLDNATLDAAGCFTSTQRKPNSDFKKCSDTTNTS, from the exons ATGAATACATTTCAAGACGACAAATATGCTTTGGAAg caacaagaaacaaaataaatgaagagTACAGAAAATGCAAGGATGTtacagatgaaaataaaattgcagaA TTAAATGAGTTCGCTTTGGCAGTTGAACGAGAGGTGCGAACTACAATTGTCCAGGCTAGAGAAGTAGAGCCAGGAAAGTTTG cACTTCGCGTTAATACGGACACAGAGAAATTAGACAATGCGACACTTGATGCAGCTGGATGTTTCACCAGCACTCAACGAAAACCTAATTCGGACTTCAAAAAATGTTCCGACACTACAAATACATCCTGA